GGCGGCCCGCCGGCCGGCGGCGCACCGCGTGCGAACGGGCACGGAGGAGAGGCGAGGGATGAAGGGCACCGCCGCGCACATCGTGCGCACCCTGCTGTTGTCGCTGATCACCCTGTTCGGGGTGTCGGTGCTGATCTTCCTGATGCTCCGGGTGCTGCCCGGCGACCCGGCCCGGGTGCTCGCCGGGCTGAACGCCAGCGAGGAGCAGGTGGCCCGGCTCCGGGAGCAGCTGGGGCTGGACCAGTCGCTGCTGGGCCAGTACTGGTCGTTCATCACCGGGGTGCTGACCGGTGACCTCGGGGAGTCCGCGCGGACCTCGCGGCCGGTGTCCAGCGAGATCGCGGTGCGGCTGCCGGCGACGCTGATCCTCGCGGTCACCGCCACGGTCATCGGCTCGGTGGTCGGCATCACCGCGGGCGTGATCGCCGCGGTCCGGCGCGGCTCCTTCCTCGACCACGCGATCTCCAGCGTGGCGATGATGGGCGTGTCGATGCCGGTCTACTGGCTGGGGCTGCTGCTCATCCTGCTGTTCGCGGTGACCCTCGGCTGGCTGCCGGCGGCCGGCAGCGGCGAGCCGCTGAGCATCGTGCTCCCGGCGGTGACGCTCGCGGCGTTCTCCACGGCGCTGGTCTCCCGGATGACCCGCGCCAGCATGCTGGAGGTGCTCGGCCAGGACTACATCCGGACGGCGGAGGCCAAGGGCGCCGCCCCGAGGACGGTGATCATCAAGCACGGGCTGCGCAACGCGTTCATCCCGATCCTGACGGTCATCAGCCTGCAGTTCGGTGCGCTGCTGGGCGGGGCGGTGCTCACCGAGACCGTGTTCGGCTGGCCGGGCATCGGGCGGCTGCTCGTCGACTCCATCGGCGCCCGCGACTTCGCCGTCGTCCAGGGGATCGTGCTGGTCTACGCCGCCGTGTTCATCCTGCTCAACGTGATCGTCGACGTCCTCTACGTCGTCG
This region of Geodermatophilus bullaregiensis genomic DNA includes:
- a CDS encoding ABC transporter permease, whose protein sequence is MKGTAAHIVRTLLLSLITLFGVSVLIFLMLRVLPGDPARVLAGLNASEEQVARLREQLGLDQSLLGQYWSFITGVLTGDLGESARTSRPVSSEIAVRLPATLILAVTATVIGSVVGITAGVIAAVRRGSFLDHAISSVAMMGVSMPVYWLGLLLILLFAVTLGWLPAAGSGEPLSIVLPAVTLAAFSTALVSRMTRASMLEVLGQDYIRTAEAKGAAPRTVIIKHGLRNAFIPILTVISLQFGALLGGAVLTETVFGWPGIGRLLVDSIGARDFAVVQGIVLVYAAVFILLNVIVDVLYVVVDPRIRY